aaacacacaaactcaaaagTAAGAACTTTATTTACTTATtcctattaaaataatatttatgatatcacagtgttttataaggattgtgtattaatgtttaatgactataaaTGAAACTTTGTAGGGATTTGGTTAAAAACAAGTTTTATTGATAACACCTTATTTCATACAAGTACACAATCTCTTACATAAActcatttaatgttttattaaaaataatattcagCATTCAGTGTTTATTTCATTGTGCTAGTTTATTTATAAGTGCAAAGATattgaaatgaaaatgtcaTGAATTGATTGTGAGGAGATTGTTTGATTTAGTCTGAGGTTTTATGAAGGTTGTTTgaagatttttttgtgtgtttaaggTTTTGAGACAATGTTTTAAGAAATGTGTTTTAGTGGCTgtggaaaaaactgtaaactgaTTATCTGATTCTTTTTCTTCTCTTCCATTAACCACAAGTGATTAGAGAGGAAAGAGGttttttttagggctgtcaaaagattaatcgcgattaatcgcatccaacaTAAAAGTTAGTGTTTACatagcatatgtgtgtgtactgtgtataaatattatgtatatataaatacacacacattcatgtatatatttaagaaatatttgttttaaatactgtatatacatttctataatttatattatatataaatataaatattttatatataaatataaaaaatttttcttaaatatatacatgattgggtgtgtttttatatataaataataattatacacagtacacacacatatgttatgtaaacacaaacttttattttggatgcgattaatcgcgattaatcttttgacagccctagttttttttattttgtgtttcagCTTCTTTTTCATACTCATCCTTGTTTGCATGATGTATTATTTACTCACAGAGTCATATAAACTTTCAAAACTTCATTTTTACCACAGCTGGTCTTTTGTTGtcacatttacaataaattaaaacagAATAAATCAAGATCTGATGTTttcaatgtgtttgtttttcagaaATGTCTCAATCTTTATATTTCAGCGTTCTTCTCATCGGTGAGTTTGTGTTTGtggttttatgtttgttttataatcTCATGAGATTTGGCTCAAACTCTTTCTTTCATAGCTCTCTGTTCATTATCTGAATGCATTCAGCGCCGCTATCACCACATAAATAAAGAGATGACCTGGACTGAAGCTCAGAAATACTGCAGAGAAAACTACACAGATCTGGCCACAGTCAACAACATCAATGACATGAATCAACTGATGAAGAGTGTGGATAACAGTCTGACTAAAGGTGTCTGGATTGGACTGAATAATACAGGTGTTTATAAATGGAAGTGGTCTCTGGGTGATCCTGTGAATTATATAGACACGTCTACTGAAGCCTCAAATGGTTCAGATCAGTGTGTTTATATGAGAGATGGATCATGGCATCATCAGGACTGTAAAGTGAACATGAGTTTCATCTGCTACAATGGTGAGTGAAGCTTCATAAAATAACATCAAACCTTCACTTAACAAAACATCTTCAGATGTAAACTTTACAAgacaacaataataaacatcacacaaacacaaatatcaTGTGAGATTATGTTTGACACATTCACTCTTCTGTAAACTACAACAAACTACAAAACACTCAGATCTCGCAACTTCATTACAATACATTGATAGATGATGATAAACATGATCGACATGATCACCACAATGAGTTTGACTCCTAAAACTATACTCCATATTGCTTACAGTAAACTGagagaaatataaacagataaaGAGAGAAGCAAACTCACTGCAGTACCTGAAGAGTTGAATAAGTCAAGAGTTTCTGTAGATTGACATCTATGTAAGTCTATTAAGTAAATCATGAAACAATCTTTATTTTCTTAAACAGAGAGCAGTAAAGGATTCATCATTGATGATTCTTCAGTATCATGGAGAGACGCTCAGACCTTCTGCAGACAGCATCATACTGATCTGATCAGTGTGAGGAATCAGATTGAGAATGAACAGATTCAGAAGATCATGAATGACACAAACATATCTGAAGTCTGGATTGGTCTGTTCAGTGACTCGTGGGAGTGGTCAGATACAAGTGAATCTGGATTCAGAAACTGGTACTCTCCTCAACCTGATCATGCTGGTTCTGAAGATTGTACAGTGCTTAGGATGAGTCCTCAGGGTCATTGGATTGATCTGGTTTGCAGTATCTCTCAGACCTTTGTGTGTCATGAAGGTGAGTAATAAAAGTCAATGTGTGTTTGATGAAAGAAGTTTCTTAATTATTAAAATGATCTCAGTTCATCACACgctgtaaaacatttctttattttaaactgtaaaTAATTGTGCTGTGATTTCCAGTTATGATAAAAGAGTCTTTCagtaattttacagtataatactctgaatatattaataatgtatacagtattttatagTTTTCTGCTTAATCTGTATTAGTAATGTAACTAGTAGATggtgtataaagtttatttaattaCTCAGCAGTGCTCAACATCTAAAAACATTTATGAAGGAtgatgtacactgtaaaaaatttgctgttattttgcagctggttgccagtaacttactgtagacgataaagactgaaaatgtttcatgttcatttaactttgaacaaactgttgccagtaaataacaaatgtaaaatctacagtaacttACTTACAgctaatacccagtaatactgtaatttctacagattttttttacagtgtggtcaAATAGTTTGTGAGGTGTTGGGTGTTTGTCATGTAGCTAACGTTAacacttttttgttttgctgtGTACCTATCTCAATATATATCCTTTCACTAGTTCACCTGCACATTCAGTTTAATGAATAATAGTAAATAAACTTGGCTTGCTAACATTAAAGGGAGCTCAATCCTGAGACTCAGCTCAAGCCCTATAGTAGAAGTGTGTTAAGAGAGAAAAAGAGTGAATGAAGGATGAGAttggggaggaggagggatgccgGATGAATCGTCACTGGGAAGGAGTGTAAACTGACTAATCTCTTAAAGTGATTAATAGCACTAAATGTTTAAACTCCTCCCAAACCTTCATTTAAAACTTAATTTCCAGTCCACCACAGAGATAATGATGACTTATACATGAAATCTAACTCTAGATATTGAATTTAACCCTAGTTACAGTAATGTActtgtcacaggtcggagcggacccgagatagctaaagggtcacgcccctacctagtttccacctcgaggaggttcccaagaccaccccaatgaccagacgaACAAGTATACTACGtttaaaatacaactttattaaaTAGTTAAAAGCAGGGGAAGGGAAAAAGGGGAAGGACACTTTAAAACACTTCGTTTCTCTCTCTGGTTTCAGACGGGACTCCACAAGACGTGAAAGGGGGGGGTTCCTGTCTGGGGGTTTCCCTGTtgtccgtggcgccctccgctgTCCTGGAGGCAGAACACAAGAGACACAATGAATAGGGGGCTAGATGGTTCCCCGGCTCTGGAACGCTTGGCTCCTCCTCACGACCTTACTGTAAGCAGAGGTCGGTTGTCACCCAATAGCACACGTTACTCACAGACTGGAGCTTTGGAATCTCTCTGCACAGGTTGGTTGAGAGCAAAGGTAAGTTAGCATTCATAGAAGTGCGTGACTCACAGACTGGGActttctggtttctccacaggTTCACTGAGGACAGAGGTAAGTGGTCATTTAATAACACACGTTACTCACAACTTAGGGCTTGGGGTCGTTCTGCACGGGGTTACTAGGAGCAAAGGTGAGTTAACATTCATAGGAGTGCGTGACTCACAGACTGGGGCTTACTGGTTTCTCCACAGGTTCACTGAGGACAGGGCTAGATGATCACCACATAACCTATGTTACTCACAACTTGGGGGCTTTGGATCGCTCTGCACAGGATTGCTAAGAGCAGAGGTAAGTTAGCATTCATAGAAGTGCGTGACTCACAGACTGgggctttctggtttctccacaggTTCACTGAAGACAGAGGTAGATGATCATCACATAACATATGTTACTCACAACTTGGGACTTTGGATCGTTCTGCACAGGATTGCTAGGAGCAGAGGTAAGTTAGCATTCATAGAAGTGCGTGACTCACAGACTGgggctttctggtttctccacaggTTCACTGAGGACAGAGGTGGATGATCATCACATAACATAAGTCACTCACAACTTGGGGCTTTGGATCGTTCTGCACAGGATTGCTAGGAGCAGAGGTTAGTTAGCATTCATAGAAGTGCGTGACTCACAGACTGgggctttctggtttctccacaggTTCACTGAGGACAGAGGTGGATGATCATCACACACATAACATAAGTTACTCACAACTTGGGGCTTTGGATCGTTCTGCACAGGATTTCTTAGAGCAAAGGTAAGTTAGCATTCATAGAATTGCGTGACTCACAGACTGgggctttctggtttctccacaggTTCACTGAGGACAGAGGTAGATGATCATCACATAACATATGTTACTCACAACTCAGGGCTTTGGATCGTTCTGCACAGGATTGCTAGGAGCAGAGGTAAGTTAGCATTCATAGAAGTGCGTGACTTACAGACTGgggctttctggtttctccacaggTTCAAAGCTGGGActttctggtttctccacaAATCACACTGATATTACAGGTAAGTAATTCCTCTCCACTGCGCTGGTCAGTTCGACGCGTTGTTATTTCCACACGAAACCTCTGGGATGAAACAGTCTCTATCTCCGAAAGAAAGCACAGCACTACACTGCAAGCTTCAGTGAAAATACACAAATTGAAAGTCGGGACTCACCCACAGCATCACACGCACACCCACGTTGTGAGGTAAGGACATAAACAACAAATACCAGATTCCTCCAGCCGCTCGTCGGCCCAAAATTCCAACCCAACGGAAAGGTAGAGAACGATTACTTCTGGTTTCGTTCTTCGTATAAACAAGTCGTCCAACAGCTCAGCCACGCTTATTCCTCCGGTGGGGCCGGAACTATAAATAGACACTCCAAACACGCACAGTAATTTCACCTCTGCAACGTATATACAATATCCCAGCTGTACTCACATGTCAACCCGTCTCATGTTGCTTTCTTCACCCAGTTATCCTCACATAAATTCCTCCTCACGGTAAACATTCACCTCTTCCTGTTTCCTTCTTCCCCAAGGGAATTAGATCGTCGCTCCCCAGCCTAAAACACAGCCAAAACACAGCGGACAGCACGCCAACACCGGCACAACAGAGAAGCACACCGACTGTGATTTCAAACCTCCTTATATATGCGGCTCCTCCTACTCGGTGTCCTATCGGcgattgcttcgtttattacCCCCACCTGCACCTAATACGGGCTGATTTGGGCTTCGGGACAAACCCGGAAGTTCCAATGTTTTTCTTCCTTCCGGGCGGAACTCATCCTTCCTACCTTCGGTTCCGCCCTTCAAAACGTCACCATGTGACATACtacataaaatgttttgtatgCAGTGTTACTGTTGAGTGAAAGTGCTTCACagttttaaaaaagtgtttatttcCTCAATAATGGAAACAATCTCAGTCAACATTTGAGCCAGATTATCTATCGTCCACACGATCGGTTATCTATCCTCCACACCCCACTACTTGAATATCACCTCTTTGTGACTATCACTCGTTGATTTTCTAAGCAAAATTAAGAATGAGGTTTTGTCTACACGTGTCTGTGCACTGAATGAATGTTGTGTTGATTAATATGTGTGATTCATGTTTGATTTATACAGTAACTGTTATCACGCATGAataaaaacacatcaacatAACATTCAGTCAATGCATGTAGTGTGATTTGATCAAACAGTGTCTGTAAACATCATCATATTAATCTGTCCTGTATTCATTTACTAATGAGCTCTAGTAGTTAACTGGTAATACATGTCTGATGAAGATTAATTTAAACTGAAGAACTAGACAGGAGCAGGGAATATCAGAAGTGTATTTAGATGTAATGTAGGTGTTCAGTTAATACATGTTAACAGTAAACATCACTAAACATAACTAAGTCATTACTCATCTCTGACTTTAGATGAAGTGAAGACACTAGTTACCTGTGAATATAACACTGCCCGTCTCAGCTGTGGTGAGTTCATTTCATTTTCATGTTGAGCAGTGATTTAAGACcttttaatgtaataataaaataaaatattcactgatgtcatttaaataaatatgaataataCATCTCTAGTTAATGTTATTTTATCAACAGATGAGGGAAACATTAAAGTGATTTCAGCCAATTATGGGCGTACAGACAACACAACCTGCTCCACTGGAAGACCAGCTTATCAGCTCTCAAATGTTGACTGCAGTCTGAACTCAACCCTAAGTGTGATGACCAATCAGTAAGAAGAGTTCACATCATTACACCTATAGAGATATTCAAATCAtcattattttatattcatcTGATGATCATCTTTTcattcattgtttgttttttctcacAGATGTGATGGACAGCTGAACTGTTCTATTAATGTGAATAATACAGCTTTCACTGTTGACCCCTGTTCTGGAACTTACAAATACCTCAATGTGTCTTATGAATGTATCataccatcatcatcatcatcaccacccAGTAAGTATACACCTAATTTATCTTATATCATAGATTGAACATACATATAAATGTGATTTTGTAGACATCATAggcatgtttaagtttatattGTGCTGCACAGATCAATCAGTTTGACATAAATGTTGTCATACAGCAACTGATCTGTGCAAGGCGGCATGAGGTATTAGGCAAGAAAAGGCACGTTTaattgtatagcacatttcatacagagaggttatttaaaagaaatgagaaaacaatatataagagAAAAAAGTATGTAGAAATAAGAGACACGCAAAAAAATTaatcaaagatacatgagaattttttaattaaaagaaaataaatgtgattttaatataaacagtttaaatgtgtgaaaaacaataaaacaggaataaaagtcAAAATATATAAGATATCTTCTTCCCCCACGCTGTTCACTACACTTTCACAGACGATTTCACAATTACTGCCATGTGGCCActgttgggaaagttcactttctacatgaactagttcaaagttcagttcacaaattttaaaatgaactagttcagttcacagtttatattttaaaattttgaactagttcacagttccaaaaatgaactaatttatagttcttttttcccatattatttttaaaaaatcattgcCACCACAGAGCAATTAtgttatcagttttaacactaaagctaaatgcgtcagatttcatcttcatatccaactttaaatccttatccaaccagggtttacattagcattgaatgtcttttaatttttgtatttgcttgcacataccttgaaaggctagccgGGTGCTTCAAGGGGGTCGCATTACAGTGCAAATGAATTGCATTGCAACTGTTTATTGCATAAACtgtaacgtctcggttacggatgtaaccctcgttccctgaaggagggaacggagacgtcacgtcgtgaccgacgaattgggaactcgcttagagagaccaatctgcttcgtatactactaaaacgccaatgaacttggcattgagatatttgcataatgctggcgccgccccgccaggtgcctttataagcagcaggtgcaaatagggaaattagcttcttttcgctgagaaagccgggaAAATGTGACCGGTcgataaacagcagggagcagccctgtggcgacgggacgtgacgtctcagttccctccttcagggaacgagggttacatccgtaaccgagacgttccctttcggtcagtcactacgacgtcacgtcgtgaccgacgaattgggaatccctaccaaaatgccactgagggctgacctcttccagtgtctgcgtaaagccctccggttccacttaaggagaaggagaattaggttttaaggcagaaggccgggcactagatgttcctttaaccccccAGTAGTGCCAgtgactgggaagcgccctatctgagcggtatagggacgctgcggaagccaccgcccctcttaagggctaatggtggactaataaacagtaataaggacagccgtggctgtgtaagcaaagcagtgctctgctaagagaaacgtgggctggtaggattaaccccacggaataatactcacaaaggaacctgatgggacacaatgtggagcCCAAGCCacacacgtaggttcgtaagaatacagctagtgaaaggctgccaaggcagcggaggaagagcaattcaaaccattacgcatttttgctctgatggccttccatactgaaaactcaatttggagcctcagtcggaggctgcaagccgactagcgagtctgctctccgtgccctccctggtgaggaaagaacacgagaggatacaggctcgatacgaacattgtaaaatctaatgaacgtattaggtgtcgcccaaccagcagctctacagatgtctgttagcgaggaaccacgagcaagagcccaagatgaggcaacactccgtgtggagtgcgctctcaaattaaaggggcaagaaATACCCTGAAGattataagccagggcgatagtatcaactatccaatgagacatcctctgcttagtgacagctttccctttctgctggccaccataacaaacaaagagctggtctaaggtcctgaggctttgcgtGCGAACCACGTAGAGtggcagtgcgcgtacggggcacaacaaagccatggttggTTCTGCGTCCTCCggggggcagcgcttgcaagctcaccacctgatctctgaagggagtggtgggaactttgggcacgtagcctggtctgggtctcagtgagacagcaggaccaaactgaaggcacgaatcgttaacagagaatgcatgtaaatcccctactctcttcatggaggccaatgctagcagggtcagagttttcattgataaaaacttcagactcgcagactgcttCAGCACAATGGACATGTCTCAGGAggaaagagggagggcgcgaggggtttagcctgcgagcgcctcttaaaatgtaataactaaatcatgctggccaactgatctgccgttgatagtgagtgatgagcagaaatagcggcgatatcaactttaaaagcggagggacagcctaccatctaacctatgttaAAGATATTGTAGGAGCCAAATCAAGCTTtgtgttaattttatatttctttcttGTCAGTAGTAGTAAGTGACTATTATGTGGCCATTGGACTGTCTACTCCACCTAGAGGACTGTTGGGAGGTTGAAGGTGAAGCCCAAAGGGAAAGGTCTTAAGAACAGGAAGTCACAGCAACTGGGTGTGGCTGAAAGGGCAAACAGTCTTTTGACCGTGTGGTGGTGTGCCATATAAGAGActgctttagtttgtttttcttattttactTCAAGTTTTCTGTAACATTATAACATTCTATCaacattaataaatgctcattGTACAAATTGGATCAACTTCTATCACTCATCTACTTAACTGCACGCGTCAAGACATATCCAGCTCAGCCACAAGTATTAGCAATTCAGGGAGCAAAGGAACGACCAGAAAAGGCTAATacagatataaaagcacaatgttaaagggcattctctggggtcctcgcgttgcgaagagcaccaggtgacgaaaaggtttcattaagtgcgtaagcccgtcttgtggacggtgctcgaaccgcgtcgatggtgttagataccgcttgcgataaatcacctaaaccttgcgcgcgctcaacgaccatacatggagatCCCACAGGTTGGGGCGCAATTATgctcactggaaggaatgcgtGCTTGCGcatcccccgcggccagctgtgtgcccacgtatccacgccgaggctgccctcggttagtgaataaaataggtgacagtgggtatcgtccggtgacgcaaacagatctatctatgcacgaccgaacttcttccaaattagctggaccgctgggggtggagtcgccattcgctgGGGGGTGCAGCTCGGGAAGcacgtctgccgctgtattgagcgatcccgggatgtaaatggcacgaagggacctcagatgcttctgactccaaaggaggggatgacgagcgagatgcgacaggtgacgagagcgcaaaaccgcctttacggtaaataacgcaacagtcgcaatgttatcGGTGTCgactaatacatccttccctcgcatctccatagcggagcgtacaagtcccagatataaaGCGCACCGCTcacggcagttggggtgctgtgcacacccctgagactgcaagcccgtcatacaGGGCTGATCATCCCGTGTttagggcatcgcatgctacagaatgccaggagacccgactcaggggcatatcttgctatcgGAAATGcagggtctgaccacggggaaAAATagaaatgacacgcaggtgtaatggttgcACGGTGTATGCCGTTGCCCCACGTCTCCttgagactcgatcgtaaaaccaatgctgaagcggtctcatatgaagcAGCTCGAGCAGAGTCACAGCCGCAGCAggctgtcatatgtccaggagcttctgaaattgtttcagagggaccgcgtacttccctcgaattaaaccgaggcaagtcagaactgactggttgcgcgctcttgtaaaacacgccaattagtcGATTGAGTctatttccatactgagaaaaaggatcctctgcacggggcaaagtactctttcccagtcgacctgatgacttaaacgagcgagatgccgaagcattaactctctgtgttcgcgcacatctgccaagaacgggctattataagtcaacgtaaataaaagcagaatgcgaacaacgctctctctctgatattttaatgccgtgactagcactttcatggagacacggagagagagagacagctcgaatggtgtacttaatattaatatgcccaccccacgacgcagagcgaaaaaacggtctaaggcgaggggagatggacacataaagtacacgtcttacaggtctaaggctgcaaaccgatctgaatattgaaatacgagccttggcgttatcatccaaaaaGATCACCTTtgtagagccggtgcgtaaGTCAAATCGATCataacccaccgcgtattttgggtactatgagataaaggctggaaaaacactatcatcatcatctcggtaagagggaccgggtCGATACATCCTttgccagcaggacatcgacttatgcacgcagtacatgtgcatcggacactttcactatagtgaaacgaaagcccgagaattttgggGGTGTGCctgtaattgtatttcgtaaccgaggcggaccgtgcgtaaaacccaacgaaacgggctgggaactgaagccaagcacccaggcaccatacgaggagaattaacgacactaccgaagtacccgtggtggggcagcgaagcgagacaggtgagactgccggtgcgtctgctgtgacagcataaacatctacagtatgtgtgtgtgacactgacctgagcccgctgaaggtgacggtcgtctggtctcctctgcggagagcgcagactccgatgagggtgctggtggtccggtctcctcagtggagggctcggactcctcagaacacccgctggcgatagaggagaggtagggtgagctggtgtgtgcccgctcacggctctctcgatcctccggagacctggagagggaagaggaatgtagtctatgtgtggttaagtgggtaccggctaaacagccggtggaacacaTGCAcaccaagaattttccacccgaccctctatcgggggaaggagcgaatcaccgtctcctgaacagtgatcctctgccaatccgggtcgcccgttactggccacttaaactcccgatttcacgggaagcggctaagcgggcggggcgagctgctgacgactgGTTGccccgcgctgccgagatggggtccgaggagcGGAACAGaggtggccgccgcaggacgccgacggggagaggcagactgaggagccggcatggtggaccaagggcagctctccttcgccggggcatgacctaggagatcgcctc
The sequence above is a segment of the Misgurnus anguillicaudatus chromosome 1, ASM2758022v2, whole genome shotgun sequence genome. Coding sequences within it:
- the LOC141349256 gene encoding C-type mannose receptor 2-like: MSQSLYFSVLLIALCSLSECIQRRYHHINKEMTWTEAQKYCRENYTDLATVNNINDMNQLMKSVDNSLTKGVWIGLNNTGVYKWKWSLGDPVNYIDTSTEASNGSDQCVYMRDGSWHHQDCKVNMSFICYNGDKGFIIDDSSVSWRDAQTFCRQHHTDLISVRNQIENEQIQKIMNDTNISEVWIGLFSDSWEWSDTSESGFRNWYSPQPDHAGSEDCTVLRMSPQGHWIDLVCSISQTFVCHEDNLILIQMNLNWSEALRYCRENHVDLVSVDSKEIQFMVATLIHQSSTDAVWMGLHYYCQMNLWIWIRGEVVCYQNWAPGNETKLMNCNTEHRAGAVQSGEHHLWISLPQSHKLNFICSRKE